The Neovison vison isolate M4711 chromosome 5, ASM_NN_V1, whole genome shotgun sequence genome includes a region encoding these proteins:
- the LOC122907346 gene encoding uncharacterized protein LOC122907346, which produces MRFDVLGPSERAELPPTFEGSRRPALLPAAPGSRSLAGVVVAAAAPGPGRLSEAPSPGPASAGQRDVGAQGPAAATSPTPGGGDPGSAVREGAACGGRCPARGSAPAPRIRAQVQTQQSLVTGEDGCLQDPDHKNILLASLAPCFLGSGHLSIPAVPEAILDGWVCSGASAFFCPGEGTASRRTPAENPGRCLAWRRCSLNDHLSPPSALEAGMDPRMDTESAPWGFCSNYGERGICFLCDLPA; this is translated from the exons ATGCGCTTTGATGTG CTAGGACCGAGCGAGCGGGCGGAACTCCCCCCAACTTTCGAGGGGTCTCGCCGCCCAGCTCTTCTCCCCGCAGCGCCGGGCTCGCGGTCtttggcgggggtggtggtggcggcAGCGGCCCCGGGTCCCGGCAGGTTGAGCGAGGCCCCGAGCCCTGGCCCCGCGAGCGCCGGACAGCGGGACGTCGGGGCGCAGGGTCCGGCCGCAGCTACTTCCCCGACCCCCGGCGGTGGCGACCCGGGCTCTGCGGTGCGGGAGGGCGCGGCCTGCGGTGGGAGGTGCCCTGCCCGTGGCTCGGCCCCAGCCCCGCGGATCAGAGCTCAG GTGCAGACTCAACAATCTCTGGTCACCGGAGAAGATGGCTGTTTGCAGGACCCTGACCACAAGAACATCCTTCTGGCCAGTCTGGCCCCTTGCTTTTTAGGCTCTGGTCATCTCTCCATACCAGCTGTCCCAGAGGCCATTTTAGACGGCTGGGTTTGCTCAGGAGCCTCAGCGTTCTTCTGTCCAGGAGAAGGGACAGCATCAAG GAGGACTCCAGCAGAGAACCCTGGGAGATGTCTAGCATGGAGAAGATGCTCTCTTAAT gATCACCTCTCACCCCCTTCAGCTTTAGAGGCAGGCATGGATCCCAGGATGGACACGGAGAGCGCCCCTTGGGGGTTTTGCAGCAACTACGGGGAAAGAGGCATTTGTTTTTTGTGCGATTTGCCAGCTTGA